The Methanobacterium formicicum sequence CCCCCCCCCCCCCCCCTTCATATTTTTAGTGGAGAGGTTTGCTATTCAGCCATATTTTTTTAGTTAAAACCTTTCCTTTTTTAATTTCTAACCTCTGCTCTTTAATTCAGGTTATTTTAATTGAGGGTATCTTTTTTTCAATTCATGATTCTTTTTTTCAATTCAAAACCTTTCCTAAAATCATTTTAATTTTAACCTTTCTGGAAGGATTATCCTTGACGATTTTTTCACGTTCGATGAGGGAATTTATCAAATTGTCTCAAGTTGGGTGATTTTTTTGGGGTGGATTTTTCTACCCTTTTAAGGTAATTTTTACCACCCCACAAAAATCAAGTTTTCCTGATTTTTTTTAAACTAAAAGTGAAAACTTTATAAAGGGCTTATTCTAAATGTGATATTTACAGGAAATTTAATGGAATTTACTCGTGTGTTGTGTCAATGTTTAAATTGTAAAAAATTATGGAAGGAGGATTTAAATGCATATTATGGAAGGTTTTCTGCCCTGGCAGTGGTGCCTGGTATGGTACATAATATCCATTCCAGTGGTAGCTTACGGTGTTATACAGATCAAAAAGATAACCGATGAAAATCCGGAATCAAAGCCATTACTGGCAGTATCCGGTGCATTTATGTTTGTTTTGTCATCCTTGAAACTACCTTCGGTAACTGGTAGTTGCTCCCATCCCACCGGGTCTGGTCTGGGTGCGGTGCTCTTTGGCCCGGCAGTGGCCAGTGTAATGGCTGCCATAGTCCTGGTGTTCCAGGCTTTGCTCCTGGCCCACGGTGGACTGACCACCCTGGGGGCCAACATATTCTCCATGGGAATTGTGGGGCCGGTGGTAGCCTGGCTCATATACAAAGGTGTTAAAAATGCAGGGGGATCTCCCCTCCTGGGGATCTTCCTGGCCGCAGCCTTAGCTGACCTTTTAACCTATGTCACCACGGCCCTGCAGTTGTCCCTGGCATTCCCGGTACCCACCTTCACGGTGGCCTTCACCAACTTCATGTGGATATTCGCCGTCACCCAGATACCCCTGGCCATTGCCGAAGGACTCCTGACCGTGGTGATATTTGATTACATCATGAAACTGCGACCGGACATCCTGGAAACCCTGAAGGTCATTGGCCCCAGGGTGAAAGAGAAAGTCAAAGGAGTGGTGTAAATGGATAGCAAGTACTACATCGTCATACTGGCCATTGTGGCGGTAATTGCCATCCTCCCCCTGGCCATGTACAGTGGCCTGGGTGAAGAAGAGGGTTACTTCGGTGGAGCCGATGATGCAGCAGGCACAGCTATCGAGGAAACAGGATACGAACCTTGGTTCAGCTCCATCTGGGAACCACCAAGTGGTGAGATTGCCAGTCTGTTATTTGCCATTCAAGCAGCCATTGGAGCCATAATAATTGGTTACATATTGGGATATTTCCATGGGCAAGCCAATGAACGTAAGAAAATCGAAAAAGAAGGTGAAAAATAGGTCCAAAAACCTATTAATTAAGGAAAAAGGGGAGGTACTATTAAGGTATGGTTGAATTTAAATAAAGTAAAGTATAAGTAAAGTAAAATTGATAATATCTAAAGTAAAGTAGGATGGGATCAGATGCATTCAATGTTTGAAAATACTCTGGATAACTACGCACACTCCAATGGCCTTAGGGAGACAAACACTCTCTTTAAAGTCATATTTGCGATTGCCACCATGCTGGTGAGTCTTGCATCCACATCCCCCATAGTACCCCTACTTATAACTTTAGTAATTTCCTTTTTACTCATTTTCCAGGCAAAAATCCCCTGGAAGTTCTACCTGAAATTCCTAGCAGTTCCCTTCTTTTTCGGATTCCTGACCTTCATTTTCATGGCCCTGTTCTTTGGAGTAGGTGCCCATATTTTGGATCTGGGAATATTCAACCTGGCCGTAACTCAAGATGGTTTCAATCGGGGATTGCTCCTTTTCTCCAGGGTACTGGGTGGTTTCACCTGCATGGCCTTCTTAGCCCTGACCATTCCCATGACCGAACTTTTCAGTGAACTAGAACGTTTCAAAATACCCCAAATAGTCATGGAACTGGCCATGCTCATGTATCGCTACATCTTCCTGTTTTTAGATGAAGGCATTAACATGTACCATGCCCAAGAGACACGTTTAGGGTATTCCTCCCTGAAAAAATCCTTTAAATCCATGGGCATGCTGGGCAGTAACCTGTTCATTAGAACCTGGATTAAAGGTGAACAGGCCCACATTGCTATGGAATCACGATGCTACGATGGTTCCATAAAAACCATGAAAGAACCGGAAAGTATGAGAACTATAGGGGCCCGAAACCTGGTGTTACTAACACTCTTTGAGGTAGGTCTGGTTATTGGCCTGTACTTCACTGGAAACTTCACCCTATTTTAATTAAAATTTAAAATACACTTTTTTCTCAGCTTAACTAAAAGAAGGGTACTGGGGCGCAGTGGTGTATTACTATATATTTAAATGAAATCTTAAATTGTATTACTGTGTGGTAAAATCATGAATGTTGTTGAAACAAGAAATGTCACATATCAGTATCCCGATGAAACCAAGGCCCTCCATAAGGTAAATTTCGCCGCGGCTAAGGGCAAGATCATTGCACTTCTGGGTCCCAATGGCGCTGGAAAATCCACCCTATTTCTACACTTTAACGGAATACTCAAACCAACATTCGGCAGTGTGGTGATTGATGGGGTTCCGGTAGACTATGGAAAACAGGGGCTTGCAGATTTAAGACAGAGAATTGGAATAGTTTTCCAGAATCCGGATGATCAACTTTTCGCCCCCACTGTTGCCGAAGATGTGGCCTTTGGTCCCCTGAACATGGACCTTCCCCGGGAGGAAGTTGATTTAAGGGTTAAAGATGCATTAAAACGTGTGGGGATGGCTGGTTTTGAGAAGAAACCCCCTCATCATTTGAGTGGTGGTCAAAAAAAGAGGGTGACCATAGCGGGTATCCTGGCCATGCACCCCCAGATAATGGTGCTGGATGAACCTACCAGTGGCCTGGATCCCAGGGGAGCATCGCAGATAATGAGATTACTCTACCAGCTCAACCAGGAAGGTATGACCATTATCATATCCACCCATGATGTGGATCTGGTACCCATTTACGCCTATAAGGTCTACATAATCAGCCAGGGAAACATAATTAAAGAAGGAAGTCCGCAAGACGTTTTTAAAGATGTTGAAACCATTAGAAGCGCAAACTTAAGACTTCCCCGGATAGCTCATCTCATGGAGATACTGGAGAAGGAAGATGAGATCCCTTTTCATCAGCCTTATCCCCTTACCATTGGTGAGGCTCGAAGAAGAATTCTTAAACAGATCCATTAACACCTTCATCTCATTTTTTTGGATTTTTCGGGATGGTGTTTCCGTGTTCCGGTGTATTACTGGCTTTATAAATAAAATCCCAAATAGTATTACTTATATTTGGGGATGGTAAAAAATCAGGATATTTTCGCGCATATGTGTATTACTGGTTATTTAAATGAACCGTAAAATTGTATTACAAAAAGATTTGAGGTGATTTGCATGGATATTATATCGGGAGGAATAACTATTATTCCCTCAGAAATTGGTCTATTGTTCATGGTTTCAGCATTCATACTCGGTGCACTGCACGCACTAGAGCCAGGGCATGGTAAATCAGTTATGGCTGCCTTTGTTTTAGGAACAGACGCCAATTTAAAGGATGCTTGGTTACTGGGGTTGACTGTAGTTTTTTCACACGTGAGTGTGGTGGTCTTACTGGGAGTGGTTTCCATTTTCCTCATGGGAACCTTGAATGTTGATGCCACCCACGAGGTAATGAGTGCTGTCGGGGGAATCATCCTGGTGGTGGTGGGAATGTGGATCATAAAAACCTACCACGATCAAAATCATAACCATCAACATCACGAACACCACATCGACACCAAAAAAGGAGTAATTGCCATTGGATTGTCCACCGGCTTAATACCCTGTCCTGCTGCACTGGCTGTCCTTTTTTTTAGCATTGCCAATAATCAGATGTACAATGGTCTGGTTTATATCCTGGTGTTCAGTGTTGGTCTGGCTATTTCCATAACTCTCCTTTCCGCACTTTTTGTTAAGGGAAAAGGATTCATTCAGAGATATATGGGCAATGAAACCATCAACAAGATCCCACTGGTAAGTGGGACTATTATTGTGATAATAGGGTTAATCTCACTTCTACAACTCTATTAATGGCTGAAATAATTTTTATAATTATTTTCCTTATTTTTCTTCAAGCATGGTTAAGCCCTTAATCAAAACCATCTAGCTTTAATCGGGTGAGGAAACATCCTATTTTCTGTAGAATTTAAATGCTCTTTTTATTTAATAACCCTAAGTGAACCATTTAGGAAAATAAATTCAGGGTATAAGATCATTTTTTATATCATCTGAACTTAGTTTAATTAGAATATTATTTGTGTGGGAATAGAAACTTTTACACGGGTATAATATGAATGTTTTAGAAACTAAGAATGTTAGTTACCGGTACCCCGATGGTACACCCGCCCTGGAGGATGTGAACTTCAGTGCAGCCCAGGGAAAAATGGTGGCCCTGCTGGGTCCCAACGGGGCAGGAAAATCCACCCTATTTTTACATTTTAATGGAATCCTCCGACCATCTGCAGGCACAGTTATGGTGGAAAATGTCCCACTCACCTATGATAAGAAATCCATAATGAAAGTGAGGCAGAAAGTTGGAATCGTATTCCAGAACCCGGATGATCAGCTCTTTGCCCCCACTGTGGAAGAAGACGTGGCTTTCGGACCACTGAACGTGGGTTTGGACCAGGATGAAGTGGAAAGAAGGGTGGCCGAATCCTTGGAAAGGGTGGGAATGGCTGGATTTGAGAAAAAACCCCCACATCACCTCAGTGGAGGTCAGAAGAAACGGGTGGCCATAGCCGGTATACTGGCCATGAGTCCGGAGATAATGGTGCTGGATGAGCCCACCAGTGGCCTGGATCCCAAGGGAGCCTCCCGGATCCTGCACCTCCTGCACAAGCTCAACCAGGAAGGAATGACCATTGTCATATCCACCCATGATGTGGATCTGGTGCCCCTCTACGCATCCCAGGTTTACATCATCAGCGAGGGCCATATAATTAAGGAGGGAACACCACAGGATGTGTTTAGTGATGAGGAAACCATTAGAAACGCCAACCTGAGATTACCCCGGATTGCCCACCTCATGGAAATACTACAAAAAAAGGATGAACTTCCCTTTGAAAAACCATACCCCCTGACCATTGGAGAGGCCCGGAAAAAGCTCTTAAAAGAATTCGATGAATGAGATTTTTAACCTTATTTTATCCACTTTTCAATGAGGTGTAGTATCATGGGAAAAACACCGGTGGCAGTGGCTGAATGCCATTCTTATTCTGTACCTGAAGTTCAAGAGGCCACCAAAACCTGTTTAGATTCATTGGGTGGTTTTAAACGATTTATCAAACCAGGAGACAGGGTACTGCTTAAACCAAACCTGCTCCAGGCCCAACCCCCTGAAGAGTACATCACCACCCACCCCGCCCTGGTGGAGGCGGTCATCAACCTGGTGAAGGATGCTGGTGGAATACCTCAAGTAGGGGACAGTCCCGGTGGCTTTGACCGGA is a genomic window containing:
- the cbiM gene encoding cobalt ECF transporter S component CbiM, producing MHIMEGFLPWQWCLVWYIISIPVVAYGVIQIKKITDENPESKPLLAVSGAFMFVLSSLKLPSVTGSCSHPTGSGLGAVLFGPAVASVMAAIVLVFQALLLAHGGLTTLGANIFSMGIVGPVVAWLIYKGVKNAGGSPLLGIFLAAALADLLTYVTTALQLSLAFPVPTFTVAFTNFMWIFAVTQIPLAIAEGLLTVVIFDYIMKLRPDILETLKVIGPRVKEKVKGVV
- a CDS encoding energy-coupling factor ABC transporter substrate-binding protein — its product is MDSKYYIVILAIVAVIAILPLAMYSGLGEEEGYFGGADDAAGTAIEETGYEPWFSSIWEPPSGEIASLLFAIQAAIGAIIIGYILGYFHGQANERKKIEKEGEK
- the cbiQ gene encoding cobalt ECF transporter T component CbiQ, coding for MHSMFENTLDNYAHSNGLRETNTLFKVIFAIATMLVSLASTSPIVPLLITLVISFLLIFQAKIPWKFYLKFLAVPFFFGFLTFIFMALFFGVGAHILDLGIFNLAVTQDGFNRGLLLFSRVLGGFTCMAFLALTIPMTELFSELERFKIPQIVMELAMLMYRYIFLFLDEGINMYHAQETRLGYSSLKKSFKSMGMLGSNLFIRTWIKGEQAHIAMESRCYDGSIKTMKEPESMRTIGARNLVLLTLFEVGLVIGLYFTGNFTLF
- a CDS encoding ATP-binding cassette domain-containing protein; this translates as MNVVETRNVTYQYPDETKALHKVNFAAAKGKIIALLGPNGAGKSTLFLHFNGILKPTFGSVVIDGVPVDYGKQGLADLRQRIGIVFQNPDDQLFAPTVAEDVAFGPLNMDLPREEVDLRVKDALKRVGMAGFEKKPPHHLSGGQKKRVTIAGILAMHPQIMVLDEPTSGLDPRGASQIMRLLYQLNQEGMTIIISTHDVDLVPIYAYKVYIISQGNIIKEGSPQDVFKDVETIRSANLRLPRIAHLMEILEKEDEIPFHQPYPLTIGEARRRILKQIH
- a CDS encoding ATP-binding cassette domain-containing protein; this translates as MNVLETKNVSYRYPDGTPALEDVNFSAAQGKMVALLGPNGAGKSTLFLHFNGILRPSAGTVMVENVPLTYDKKSIMKVRQKVGIVFQNPDDQLFAPTVEEDVAFGPLNVGLDQDEVERRVAESLERVGMAGFEKKPPHHLSGGQKKRVAIAGILAMSPEIMVLDEPTSGLDPKGASRILHLLHKLNQEGMTIVISTHDVDLVPLYASQVYIISEGHIIKEGTPQDVFSDEETIRNANLRLPRIAHLMEILQKKDELPFEKPYPLTIGEARKKLLKEFDE
- a CDS encoding MarC family protein; translated protein: MDIISGGITIIPSEIGLLFMVSAFILGALHALEPGHGKSVMAAFVLGTDANLKDAWLLGLTVVFSHVSVVVLLGVVSIFLMGTLNVDATHEVMSAVGGIILVVVGMWIIKTYHDQNHNHQHHEHHIDTKKGVIAIGLSTGLIPCPAALAVLFFSIANNQMYNGLVYILVFSVGLAISITLLSALFVKGKGFIQRYMGNETINKIPLVSGTIIVIIGLISLLQLY